A window of Ananas comosus cultivar F153 linkage group 4, ASM154086v1, whole genome shotgun sequence contains these coding sequences:
- the LOC109708757 gene encoding proliferating cell nuclear antigen-like produces the protein MLELRLVQGSLLNKVLEAIRELVNDANFDCSATGFSLQAMDSSHVALVALLLRSEGVEHYRCDRNLSMGMNLNNMAKMLRCSGNDDIITVKADDGSDTVTFMFESPNQDKIADFEMKLMDIDSEHLGIPDSEYQATVRMPSAEFARICKDLSSIGDTVVISVTKEGVKFSAAGDIGTANIVCRQNKTVDKPEEATVIEMQEPVSLTFALRYMNSFTKATPLSETVAISLSSELPVVVEYKIAEMGYIRFYLAPKIEEDDEEMKS, from the exons ATGTTGGAGCTGCGTCTGGTGCAGGGTAGCCTGCTGAACAAGGTGTTGGAGGCGATAAGGGAGCTGGTGAACGATGCCAACTTCGACTGCTCCGCCACGGGGTTCTCCCTGCAGGCCATGGATTCCAGTCACGTGGCTCTTGTGGCGCTCCTCCTCCGATCGGAGGGCGTCGAGCACTACCGCTGCGACCGCAACCTCTCCATGGGCATGAACCTCAACAACATGGCCAAGATGCTGCGATGCTCCGGCAACGACGACATCATCACCGTCAAGGCCGACGACGGCAGCGACACCGTCACCTTCATGTTCGAGAGCCCTA ATCAAGACAAGATCGCCGACTTTGAGATGAAGCTCATGGACATAGATAGCGAGCATCTCGGCATTCCGGATTCCGAGTACCAAGCTACCGTGCGAATGCCGTCGGCAGAGTTTGCGAGGATATGCAAGGATCTAAGCAGCATCGGAGATACTG TTGTGATTTCGGTCACAAAGGAAGGAGTGAAGTTCTCGGCTGCTGGGGACATCGGAACAGCAAATATTGTTTGCAGGCAGAATAAGACTGTTGATAAG CCAGAGGAAGCCACCGTCATAGAGATGCAAGAGCCAGTGTCCTTAACTTTTGCTCTGAGGTATATGAACTCCTTCACCAAGGCAACACCATTGTCTGAGACGGTAGCTATTAGTCTTTCTTCTGAGCTGCCTGTGGTGGTTGAGTACAAGATCGCAGAAATGGGCTATATCAGGTTTTACTTGGCACCAAAGATTGAAGAGGATGATGAGGAGATGAAGTCATAA
- the LOC109709146 gene encoding proliferating cell nuclear antigen-like, translating to MLELRLVQGSLLKKVLEAIRELVNDANFDCSATGFSLQAMDSSHVALVALLLRSEGFEHYRCDRNLSMGMNLNNMAKMLRCAGNDDIITVKADDGSDTVTFMFESAPPNQDKIADFEMKLMDIDSEHLGIPDSEXIFFSAASSIPAV from the exons ATGTTGGAGCTGCGTCTGGTGCAGGGTAGCCTGCTGAAGAAGGTGTTGGAGGCGATAAGGGAGCTGGTGAACGATGCCAACTTCGATTGCTCCGCCACGGGGTTCTCTCTGCAGGCCATGGATTCCAGCCACGTGGCGCTGGTGGCTCTCCTCCTCCGATCGGAGGGCTTCGAGCACTACCGCTGCGACCGCAACCTCTCCATGGGCATGAATCTCAACAACATGGCCAAGATGCTGCGATGCGCCGGCAACGACGACATCATCACCGTCAAGGCCGACGACGGCAGCGACACCGTCACCTTCATGTTCGAGTCAGCTCCACCTA ATCAAGACAAGATCGCCGACTTTGAGATGAAGCTCATGGACATAGATAGCGAGCATCTCGGCATTCCGGATTCCGAGNATATATTTTTTTCCGCCGCCTCTTCTATTCCGGCtgtctaa
- the LOC109708759 gene encoding LIM domain-containing protein WLIM2b, with protein sequence MAAFGGTTQKCKVCEKTVYLMDQLNADGVAYHKSCFKCNHCKGTLQLSNYSSIEGVLYCKPHFEQLFKETGSYNKSFQSPAKSAEKITPELTRSPSKAAGMFSGTQEKCATCGKTAYPLEKVTVEGQSYHKSCFKCSHGGCPISPSNYAALEGILYCKHHFSQLFKEKGSYNHLIKCASMKRTAPAPVPDV encoded by the exons ATGGCGGCGTTCGGCGGGACGACGCAGAAGTGCAAGGTGTGCGAGAAGACGGTGTATCTGATGGATCAGCTGAACGCCGACGGCGTCGCCTACCACAAATCCTGCTTCAAATGCAACCACTGCAAAGGAACCCTCCAG CTTAGCAATTATTCATCTATTGAAGGTGTTCTGTATTGCAAGCCTCATTTTGAGCAACTCTTCAAGGAGACAGGCAGCTACAACAAGAGCTTTCAGTCAC cTGCAAAGTCAGCCGAGAAGATAACACCCGAACTG ACTAGGTCTCCGAGCAAAGCTGCTGGCATGTTCTCAGGAACGCAAGAAAAATGTGCTACTTGTGGCAAAACAGCATATCCTCTTGAGAAG GTGACTGTTGAAGGGCAATCTTATCACAAGTCGTGTTTCAAATGCTCCCATGGAGGCTGCCCCATCTCTCCTTCTAATTATGCAGCTCTGGAAGGAATCCTCTACTGTAAGCACCACTTCTCGCAGCTTTTCAAGGAGAAGGGAAGTTACAATCACCTCATCAAGTGTGCTTCCATGAAGCGCACTGCACCAGCACCTGTCCCTGATGTCTGA
- the LOC109709223 gene encoding mitochondrial uncoupling protein 1-like isoform X2: protein MAGDGLKSEISFIGSLLSSAIAACFAELCTIPLDTAKVRLQLQRKASTADTIGGAKYRGMLGTIVTIAREEGLSALWKGIIPGLHRQCVYGGLRIGLYEPVKVFFAGDNFMGDISLLTKILAALTTGALAIMVANPTDLVKVRLQAEGKLPPGVPRRYSGALNAYSTIIRQEGLEALWTGIGPNIARNAIINAAELASYDQVKQTILKIPGFTDSVFTHLLAGLVAGFFAVCIGSPVDVGPLAFYKGFIPNFGRLGSWNVIMFLALEQVKKFFAR from the exons ATGGCCGGCGACGGCCTCAAATCGGAGATCTCCTTCATCGGAAGCCTCCTCAGCAGCGCCATTGCCGCTTGTTTCGCCGAG CTGTGCACAATTCCTCTCGACACAGCCAAGGTGAGGCTTCAGCTGCAGAGGAAAGCATCCACTGCAGACACAATCGGCGGAGCCAAGTACAGGGGAATGCTGGGCACTATTGTGACGATTGCAAGGGAAGAAGGTTTATCTGCTCTATGGAAAGGCATCATACCAGGGCTTCATCGTCAATGCGTTTACGGAGGACTGCGGATTGGGTTGTATGAGCCA GTCAAAGTATTTTTTGCAGGTGACAATTTCATGGGAGATATTTCCTTATTAACAAAAATTCTTGCTGCCCTAACCACAG GTGCCTTAGCAATCATGGTTGCTAATCCAACTGATCTTGTGAAAGTACGGCTTCAGGCTGAAGGGAAGCTTCCGCCTGGTGTACCAAGACGTTATTCTGGAGCACTAAATGCTTATTCCACAATTATCAGACAG GAAGGACTTGAGGCTCTATGGACTGGAATTGGCCCTAATATTGCACGCAATGCCATAATAAATGCTGCCGAATTGGCCAGCTATGATCAAGTGAAACAG acaattttgaaaattccTGGGTTCACAGATAGTGTTTTTACCCATCTTTTAGCTGGACTGGTCGCTGGATTTTTTGCCGTTTGCATTGGTTCTCCAGTTGATGTG GGACCTTTGGCTTTTTACAAGGGTTTCATTCCAAATTTTGGCAGGCTAGGATCATGGAATGTGATTATGTTCTTGGCTTTGGAGCAG GTAAAAAAGTTCTTTGCGAGATAA
- the LOC109709223 gene encoding mitochondrial uncoupling protein 2-like isoform X1, giving the protein MAGDGLKSEISFIGSLLSSAIAACFAELCTIPLDTAKVRLQLQRKASTADTIGGAKYRGMLGTIVTIAREEGLSALWKGIIPGLHRQCVYGGLRIGLYEPVKVFFAGDNFMGDISLLTKILAALTTGALAIMVANPTDLVKVRLQAEGKLPPGVPRRYSGALNAYSTIIRQEGLEALWTGIGPNIARNAIINAAELASYDQVKQTILKIPGFTDSVFTHLLAGLVAGFFAVCIGSPVDVVKSRMMGDSTYKSTVDCFIKTLKNDGPLAFYKGFIPNFGRLGSWNVIMFLALEQVKKFFAR; this is encoded by the exons ATGGCCGGCGACGGCCTCAAATCGGAGATCTCCTTCATCGGAAGCCTCCTCAGCAGCGCCATTGCCGCTTGTTTCGCCGAG CTGTGCACAATTCCTCTCGACACAGCCAAGGTGAGGCTTCAGCTGCAGAGGAAAGCATCCACTGCAGACACAATCGGCGGAGCCAAGTACAGGGGAATGCTGGGCACTATTGTGACGATTGCAAGGGAAGAAGGTTTATCTGCTCTATGGAAAGGCATCATACCAGGGCTTCATCGTCAATGCGTTTACGGAGGACTGCGGATTGGGTTGTATGAGCCA GTCAAAGTATTTTTTGCAGGTGACAATTTCATGGGAGATATTTCCTTATTAACAAAAATTCTTGCTGCCCTAACCACAG GTGCCTTAGCAATCATGGTTGCTAATCCAACTGATCTTGTGAAAGTACGGCTTCAGGCTGAAGGGAAGCTTCCGCCTGGTGTACCAAGACGTTATTCTGGAGCACTAAATGCTTATTCCACAATTATCAGACAG GAAGGACTTGAGGCTCTATGGACTGGAATTGGCCCTAATATTGCACGCAATGCCATAATAAATGCTGCCGAATTGGCCAGCTATGATCAAGTGAAACAG acaattttgaaaattccTGGGTTCACAGATAGTGTTTTTACCCATCTTTTAGCTGGACTGGTCGCTGGATTTTTTGCCGTTTGCATTGGTTCTCCAGTTGATGTG GTAAAGTCGAGAATGATGGGAGACTCGACGTATAAAAGTACAGTTGATTGTTTTATCAAGACACTAAAAAATGAT GGACCTTTGGCTTTTTACAAGGGTTTCATTCCAAATTTTGGCAGGCTAGGATCATGGAATGTGATTATGTTCTTGGCTTTGGAGCAG GTAAAAAAGTTCTTTGCGAGATAA
- the LOC109709223 gene encoding mitochondrial uncoupling protein 1-like isoform X3: protein MLGTIVTIAREEGLSALWKGIIPGLHRQCVYGGLRIGLYEPVKVFFAGDNFMGDISLLTKILAALTTGALAIMVANPTDLVKVRLQAEGKLPPGVPRRYSGALNAYSTIIRQEGLEALWTGIGPNIARNAIINAAELASYDQVKQTILKIPGFTDSVFTHLLAGLVAGFFAVCIGSPVDVVKSRMMGDSTYKSTVDCFIKTLKNDGPLAFYKGFIPNFGRLGSWNVIMFLALEQVKKFFAR from the exons ATGCTGGGCACTATTGTGACGATTGCAAGGGAAGAAGGTTTATCTGCTCTATGGAAAGGCATCATACCAGGGCTTCATCGTCAATGCGTTTACGGAGGACTGCGGATTGGGTTGTATGAGCCA GTCAAAGTATTTTTTGCAGGTGACAATTTCATGGGAGATATTTCCTTATTAACAAAAATTCTTGCTGCCCTAACCACAG GTGCCTTAGCAATCATGGTTGCTAATCCAACTGATCTTGTGAAAGTACGGCTTCAGGCTGAAGGGAAGCTTCCGCCTGGTGTACCAAGACGTTATTCTGGAGCACTAAATGCTTATTCCACAATTATCAGACAG GAAGGACTTGAGGCTCTATGGACTGGAATTGGCCCTAATATTGCACGCAATGCCATAATAAATGCTGCCGAATTGGCCAGCTATGATCAAGTGAAACAG acaattttgaaaattccTGGGTTCACAGATAGTGTTTTTACCCATCTTTTAGCTGGACTGGTCGCTGGATTTTTTGCCGTTTGCATTGGTTCTCCAGTTGATGTG GTAAAGTCGAGAATGATGGGAGACTCGACGTATAAAAGTACAGTTGATTGTTTTATCAAGACACTAAAAAATGAT GGACCTTTGGCTTTTTACAAGGGTTTCATTCCAAATTTTGGCAGGCTAGGATCATGGAATGTGATTATGTTCTTGGCTTTGGAGCAG GTAAAAAAGTTCTTTGCGAGATAA
- the LOC109709224 gene encoding OTU domain-containing protein At3g57810, translating to MAGVCKPSNEVLLQQLKDGTAKFELLHLPNSPTSDGLQLFARISSSLGRMSPAMKKMEHYSVQKVTGDGRCMFRALVKGMARNKGITLSPTDEREDADDLRMAVKEIICDNDTERIKYEEALVAITVEESLNRYCQRIRRSDFWGGESELLVLSKLCCQPIIVYIPEHEHSAGGWGNGFIPIAEYGSEFGKRSKKGKKRMPVRLLYSGKNHYDLLI from the exons ATGGCCGGTGTATGCAAGCCTTCAAATG AGGTTCTCCTTCAACAACTGAAAGATGGAACTGCTAAGTTTGAGCTCCTTCACTTGCCGAATTCCCCAACTTCGGATGGTCTACAATTGTTTGCTCGAATCAGTTCCTCACT ggGTAGGATGTCTCCGGCAATGAAGAAAATGGAGCATTATTCAGTTCAGAAGGTGACTGGTGATGGTCGTTGCATGTTCCGAGCCCTG GTGAAAGGAATGGCGAGAAATAAGGGAATCACGCTAAGCCCAACAGATGAGAGAGAAGACGCAG ATGATTTACGGATGGCTGTCAAAGAAATCATATGTGACAATGATACAGAACGAATCAAGTATGAAGAAGCGCTAGTAGCAATTACTGTGGAGGAATCTTTGAATCG CTATTGTCAACGTATACGGAGGTCTGACTTTTGGGGAGGAGAGTCAGAACTACTG GTATTATCCAAGTTATGCTGCCAACCAATCATTGTGTACATACCAGAGCACGAG CATTCTGCAGGAGGATGGGGGAATGGATTTATTCCTATTGCTGAATATGGATCTGAATTTGGAAAGCGCTCaaagaaagggaagaaaagGATGCCTGTGAGATTGTTATACAGCGGCAAAAACCACTATGATCTACTCATCTAA